Within Anolis sagrei isolate rAnoSag1 chromosome 3, rAnoSag1.mat, whole genome shotgun sequence, the genomic segment ccctccaaaatggctgccggccccTGTGCCAGCCAAACATCCAGGCACTCCTggtcggctcctcctcctcttcccacaagGCTGCATGGAGTCAAGAGGAGGAGCTTAGAGGCAAGGGCGCGCAAGGGAGAAGGTACACTATTTTTGGAGACCTTCTTGGGCCCTCCCCTCCCCGTGAGTTTAGAAGGGGTGGGGTCGATTGGAAGGCTCCCCATATGGGCTGGCTCTTGCTGCCCAAGTTTGACCCAGGTCCATCATGGAAGGAGGTCAATTTCtctggtgtgggtgaactacaactcaccaaaACATAGGTCAGTTCCCCCatgaagaagaggagagaagagaagaggccGCACAGGGGCCGCTACGGctgtttctcctcttcttgctcctcctcctccagctggccatcaaggagagagaaggaaaaagaggagaaggcgctctgctgctgtttcttctcCAACTGGCCATGGAAGAGGAAAAAGCGGAGAAACTGCAGCAGTGTCCCTTCTCCTCGTCCTCCTTGATGGGCAActggagggagaggaaaagggtTGCTGCTGCCTTGCCCCGCCTTCCCCCTCCCTGGCTCGCAGGCtgtggctgttgttgttgctgcaagGTTAGTGAGTGGACCAGCTGGTTGCTCCCTGGGTAAGAAGTCTTAGCTGTTGGGGAAGGGGGAGCCCaaacagccagataatccacttcagtgtgtattttatgcagctgtatggaaggggacccaaataacccaggcctcttccacacagatgaatgaagtcccacattatctgctttgaactggattatctgtgtccacacagccagataatccacttcaacgtgtattttatgcagctgtatggaaggggccccaaataacccaggcctcttccacacagatgaatgaaatcccacattatctgctttgaactggattatctgtgtccacacagccagataatccacttcaacgtgtattttatgcagctgtatggaaggggccccaaataacccaggcctcttccacacagatgaatgaaatcccacattatctgctttgaactggattatctgtgtccacacagccagataatccacttcagtgtgtattttatgcagctgtatggaaggggcctcagataacccaggccccttccacatagctcaagtttggtccaatttaattgtggttggatttcagaatgctctttgatggctggggaactaaaCACCCCAAcaagtcccaaatgccaaggtctattttcccaaaacctctccagtgttttctgttggtcgtgagagttctgcaggccaagtttggtccaatttaactgttggagttcagaatgctctttgatggctggggaactatacatcccaacaactcccaaatgccaaggtctattttccccaaactccaccagtcttgagatttgagcatactgagtatttgtgccaagttctgtccagatccatagtaatttgggttcacagtgctgtctggatgtaggtgaactacctctCCCATAATTCATTATCAAttcccccaaccccctccagtattttctgttggtcattagggttctgtgtgccaagtttggtccaagtctgtatttcggggggggggggggtgtctcaatggtctctggaagtcagagctgcatcggttgaaggtacttcagatcccatcatctgttgcccacactcccccaaacaattgtttttgtgattaatcactatgctttaattatgttcaatttgtaacaatgaaaatacatccttcatatcagacatttacattacatttcataacagtagcaaaattactgttatgaagtagcaacgaaaatgtggttgggggtcaccacaacatgaggaactttatttaggggtcacggcattagaaaggttgagaaccactgtcttaaaagaAACTAAAGAAGCCTCGACCCATCCTatacaaaatccataattttgactccAGAACCTGCCCTTTATTTATACATGTGGCCGATTTATGAATTGGTTTATACAGTAGTGTCCACTGGATTATACAGCATCTGTTTTAAACTTTTATGGGGACTCTTATTCCTGTGGTGCAGTGTGTTATCAGGATAAGCTAATGAATGAAAGAGATCTTACAACAGCCTTCTCCATGGTACCCTCAGAATGTGTTGGGCTGCATCTCTCATCATCTCTAGCTTTATGGCTGTGTTGCCAATGAATTACTGGACTGATAACCCAGAACATTTGGAAGATACCAGCTTGGGGAAAGATGTATTACATTGCATCAGTATGCATTTCTGTGAAATTTATTTCATGCtcatatatatttgaatattgtGCTTAGAGCTTTGCAGAGCTGAAGGTATAGAGGAATATTTTCTGTGTTCTGGTATTGCTTTGAGATACATCAATGACGCatctccttttccatttcttatAGCATTTACGATGGCACTGGTGAAAAGTGGATGGCTGCTTCGGCAAAGTGAGTAATGGATTTGGTTGGCTGTCTTTTCTTTCTGGGGACCAAATTATATTACCTGTGTTTTCTTTCCTAATGAGGTGAAGCCATGTGGGTTGGTGTCAGGAAAACACAGTTGTGTCAAGACGTGTGCTTTTAAGATTGTgatgatttaaaaagaaagaaacaaaataatgTTTGGAGCCACAAATAAATGGTAAACTGTCCATCTTCACCAGTGGCTGAAACAAATGAtatgaattgttgaaggctttcatggctgaaatcactgggttgttgtggtttatttcaggctatatggccatgttctagaggcattctctcctgatgtttcacctgcatctgtggcaagcatcctcagaggtatggcaagcatcctcaccacctctgaggatgcttgccatagatgcaggcgaaacgtcaggagagaatgcctctagaacatggccatatagcccgaacaaactacaacaacccaaatgataTGAGTTTGGAAGTTGGAGCCTTCTGTGTGTGCACAGCTATGTTTGCAATCCTGATATGgactcctcccttcctcccattgCTGAATAAAAATGGAGGACACTGGAAAATGGAGGGCAAATTCAGTACTTGTAGAGTCAGTGCACTCAAAAGAGGTTGGTTTGATAAGGTTCTGCACCACAATCTATGCTACTAGTCCAGAAAAACTCTTGTCTTCCAGAGGGACGGGACAATAGGGACAGTGGGACGACAATTACTACCATCTTCTCCTATTTAATTCCATTCCACttgttcctttttaaaagagactcagagtctaacattgctaaaaacaatacaatgtacaatttaaaacctaaaacacataaacacaaaaatagaattaaacataggactgttaaaaataaatagttaCAACCTTTTTAAACCATTAATAACCGATTACAATTCCTATTAAAatagcctgcacaacctgtggctctccatgtattttggatttcagctcccagacttcctgaccattgaacaagctggctacggcttctgggagttagaatcccaaacacttggaaggccacgtGTTTTGTGGACCTGACATGGAGTATGACTTCCATATTGGGAGGGGATGTattcctgaacttaccatggaaCAGCAAGCTATGGATAATGACAAATGCTATTGAAATTAATGATTTGtgctggaagttaccatagagttgtcttgaaggacctagaaaattcctgcaaagcatatattttgtcagatgtgggtagGTGAAAATGGTCCTGTGAGTTCAGTGGTTGTATTGTATGTGAACAGAACCCGTgatgattccacttgaactgtcatacgtcaggaagggatttttagaattctcagccagtggGCTCTAGTTCCTTCATAAACTAAATTCCAGGGTTCTATAACAAGCAAAATGGATTTATAATGCTATAACTGCAAAGTGGAAAAGACACCAGGAGACCTTTCTTGATATTCAGATGCATTTCTAAGCACATAAAAAGGTTGCAATGTGCTGGATCAGAGTAAATGCTTATCTAATTCAGCCCATTCAATTCCCTTAATGGTGGTTCAGATGTCGGTGGGAATAAACCTATATAAGGATGTGAATACAGTATCAACTTCTAGCTTGTATTCCCTAGTAACTGGCAGTGAGAGGCGTACTGCTTTGGTTTTGGAAGGCATATGTGCGCATCACGACTAGTAGCCATATCTGTATCTTACATGAATTACCTTATCCCTTTTTAAAACTGCCTGTTTTGGTGGCTGTTAAAACGGTGTGAGGGAGTAAATTTACCTGTTCTCTTTGCATGacgattaaaattaaaacattaagatTTCAACTGCTCTTCATTTCAAACCGAAGGGCTGTTAAAATAATGTTtgagagcaggggtcctcaaactgaggcccggggaccggatacggccatctaaggtcatttacccggccctttctcagggtcaccctaagtctgaaacaacttgaaaacacacaacaacaacaacaacaatcctatctcatcagccaaaagcaggcccacacttcccattgaaatactaataagtttatatttgaaatactaataagttaaaattgttcttcattttaattattgtattgttttaaagtattttttgcactacaaataagatatgtgcttaggaattcattaatttttttccaaattacagTCCGGCCCTccaaagtttgagggactgtgacctggccctcggtttaaaaagtttgtggacccctgttttagagcaAGGTTTTCTAATCTGTGAATTCAAAAATAACTGTTCTCTGTTCTATCTAGGTACTATATTAAGGCGCTGGAAGAAGAATTGGTTTGATTTGTGGTCCCAtggccatttattattttatgacgATCAGAATCGGCACGATCTAGAAGACAGAATTCACATGAAAGTGGATTGTATCAACGTCAGAGTGGGGGACGAATGCCGAGGTATAGATGTGCTTTTTACTTGATATGTTATTACTTTTCATACGCAAAGCTTGTCACCAGTCACAACTAAATTTGGTGcaacttttaatataaatatgaATGACTTAGAACTAAGTTTAGTTTCAAGTATTAGGTTCACTAGTTTCCCAGTTTACAACTGGGGTCAGTGATTGCTCTTAACGTGGCTCTGTACAGATTGTGCAGACCTGTTCATACAGTATCTAATCAGAAGTTGATTAACTTCTAACAGAACTTATTCCCAGGTAAATGTGCATAgaatttttgtttattctgtttaATTATCAGAAATTGTGATGACCTCTTTACCTCCTCTAAGGGCATGATGTGTATGaattctattttttttcaaagaatgAAAGACATTGAACTATATGATTTCACCATACATAATGAATTAATAGCAGATTTAAAAGTCAATTTTCCACCATTACTATTCTGTTCAACTATCATATGTAATGATTTTTAGATCTAGGATTTCTGTTGGATATTTCCATTCTTTCCTGTAAGGAGATGAggtggtggagtttgggacaGACAGGATTCTCCTTCTGAAGGGCTGTTGAGGGCTGCATTCCCTTCTGCACtcccaatacaggcagtccctgagtcacAAACATCAGAAttagaaatgactcatagttaagaatagggatGAGACACCAAGAAGTGAGACAAATCTAatcctagaaagggaaattcactcctaaaagagttatggGGGGAAAGGTTTcttaactgaagctttctcaccaatccttgtttccataacaagccaattttttcaaaatccaattacaatagagacagaaagtgaggtgaaatcttctgaacagaaacacaggcagcaaaacaaacaccttaAGGGtggtaacccttccctatactatccagaGCTACAATATATACAGGATatatttgactggagttacacttaaaatgtactacTTCCAGCTTACATAAAAATTTGACTTGGGAACAAGCCCATAGAACTTACCTTTTTttcctaacttggggactgcctgtacttggattttttaaaacaagtaTTATTTTTCAGTCAAAACATACCCTCTGAACCCTAGCAGGTTGGAGGGAACTTTTTCTgcattcctcccttctctgaCATGTTTAGCCTCAGGAAAAACCTTTGACTACATGGGACCCTGGCAataaataccaagtgctgtagactatatttcaaaggaaggaactggcaaaaccatattTGAGTTTTTCTTGCCCAAAAataccctgtgaaattcatgaaacACAAGGGCACATACATGCAAAGTAAATCCGAATTTACAGTTTCTTATTAAACTAAATCTTTTTCTGGTCCTAAAACAGAGGTTGTCCAAAATATGGGGACAATGGCCCAAAGGGATTGTTTTGAGGAAGAATTTGAGGAAGAATTAAagggaaaatgagaaaaaaataaacaaagcaaaacaggaGACAACGTAGTTTTTCATCTGTACTTTACTTCCTTTGTTAAAAAATAGGAAAACGAAGTGCTTTGGCTGTTTGATAATGCCGAAttagctgaacatgagccaacattgaAATCTGGCTTTCAAGAAAGCTAAAGCAATCTTTAATGTATTAGAAAAACATGTGTCCAGATCGAATGACCCTTTATTCTGTTCTGCTCTGGTTTGCTCACACTGGAAAGTTCTGAATGACacattttaagaaaaacattGACAAATTGGAATGTGTTCTAAAGGGAACAGACAGGATCTATGGGGAATAATGAAAAGAGGTaagcatgtttagcttggagggaAAAAGATTAAGGCATAATATGACAATGGTGTTAAAATATCTGAAAAGCTGTCATGCAGAATAATATGAGGTCGACGTCTGTGTTGCTTCAGAGAGAAGGATTAGAATCCGTAGGTGGAACCTGAAAGAAAATTCAGTTCAACTCTAGGAAACTATCAAATCAGTTCTGTGACTGATTTGATAGTGAAACATATTGCCTTGGAGATTGGTTCATCAGTAGGGTACAGAGTCTGTGGGAAGAGccctagatggctctttgtccaGGATATTCTAGTTGTTCTTTTTTTGTAGACCCTGTGTTAGATATTTAGATGTATTATTCTTTCTGGCTACCTAAGATATAAAAGCACGAGTTTCTAAGGTTTAGGGGCAGAAGGGGCTTTTGAAGGAAATTATAGGGATTAAGGATTactagtaacagtaataataaaaacctGGAaatagagaaaaagggagggaagctgTAAAAGGAGAAAGTGTATAAAATGGTAGAAAGAAGGACTGGTAGCTGGGAATAAGAGAAAGGAAGTAATAGCACTTGTAGAGAAAGGCAGGTAAGTGAATGAGGAATGAAAAATATCTGTTAATAAGTTTTTTTCAATTTAGAGCTTTTGTATTAGCTAACTACTTGAACTAGGAAGACTGAGTTATGATTCATCCTCAGCCAAAGTCTGTACTTCATTTGAGGAAAGCCGACATACTCCAGATTATCATGATGGATTGAGAAATTCCTAaggaataaaatataattattatgtcAGTAATTGCCAGTTGGTTTTGTTCAACCTGTATTAGCCACTTTTTATTGGTGTCATGTCTACTTTCCCTTTTTTTAGCTGGTGGACCTCCATTATGTTCAGCTCTCCTAGAAGGACCAAAGATAGAAGGTTTGAGAATCCTGCCTTTAGAAATCTGGAAAAATAACACGCTGCCTTGTGTTTTAATTATAGCTTTGTAGTAATATAGCAAGCAGAATTTAGCTGTATTTTCCTCCTTTTGCCAGGTGTAGGTTTCTGCTTTAGGTGCTATAGGACATCTTGTACCTTAGCTGAGTACCTAGTTGCTTGTCCTAGGAAGTGAAATAATCTTtccctgtttttattttgttttctttcttttgatcaGGTTTACAGCCTCCAGAAGGGAAACCTCATGATTGTTTGCTGCAGATCATTTGTCGTGATGGAAAAGTGCTCAGTCTCTGTGCGGAAAGTGCTGACGATTGCTTGTGAGTTTCCAAACACAGCAGCTATTCTATGTTTTGgcaatttctctttttaaaaaacttttgtcATAGTCCTAGAATTTTAGCCATTCACCTTTCTGGGGTGCATCATATCTGGTGCTATAATCTCTACGCTTGAAGGAATTCCTGTATAAAACAATTTTGACAGCTCTGCAATACACATATCTTTTATTCAGCTAGGGAGGTTTCTCattaggtcaccataagtcaaagtcaatttgacagcagttaacaattaaaacaaaggttagtgtgtgtgtgtgtgtgtgcatgtctgccgtaatgcttttttgttacctccaAAGCACTGCTATTTTGGGGTGTGATTGTGCTATTTTGCGATAAACATTTTTAAGGATATGCATACAGCTCCTGTTAGTGATTTTCCTCCCTTTTATATTTTCTCTGTTCATGTTTCCTACAGGGCTTGGAAATTTGCTCTCCAAGATGCTAGAACAAATGAGGTAAGgcagtttttcattttctttcttttctgttattAAAAACAGTAGTGGAAAGATTACCTTTTGCTCTTTTCGTTTTCTCAAGTAGTGCTTAAGCTGGTTTCTCTATGGCAGCAGTTGAAGTGggatttgcagaatagactgaggAGAAGGGAGAGATTTTTGAGTATCAGCACACAAGACTGAACTTGATCAGTATTGGCTGACatatttctgtttctctttctggGGGTTACTGAACTATTGATGAAGAGCTGGGATTAATGCTGACTTTCACACAATGCATTACTGTACTAGCATGTGTCTCAGTTAGCTCAAGCAGAGGGCATGATGGTACACATAGTGATGGCACTAACAACTTTTGTAGCAAGTTACTCATCTCGATAAAAAAGTGACTGGTTAAATTAGTTTCTGAGCTGCAGTTCCCATAAGCCCTAACTAGCACAGTGAAGGAAAAAGTATCAGAGTTTTAGTTCAGCAGTATCTAGAGAACCACATATTTTCTGTCTCTGGAAGGCTTTTACCGTGTTCAAATgtttgcctgtgtgtgcattttggGATGTAATTATTTCCAGGGTGATCAGCATTTCATTGAAGGCCTTTTGTTTAATAATCCAAAAAGGAGCTATGTGTCCTTTGGATGGAAGAAAATCTTGTTCATTTAGCTTTAGAGTTATCGCTGGGTGGCGTGTTACAGTGTCttccaaaagaaattaaaaaataattgtgGTTATGCCAatacacaatacaaaacaaacacaattcCATCCTCTCCAATTCTCCAAATTATAATGACAATTCAGTCAGTTGACTTCTTAACTCAAATTGTGATTTCTCTGTATGTGTACCTTGTGACAGCTGAGAAAGCTGCTTGATTTTTCTAAGCCAGATTTCTGAGTTTGCAGCCAGTTTTTTGTTTCCAAAAATAGAAACCCATTTTTGGTCAGTATTTATTGCTAGGTGCAGTCTAATACCTGCACACCTGCCAGTAACTCATTCAGTCTCTAACTGTTATCTTGGGGCTGAATTTAAGTGCAGACCACATGGCTCTAACATCTAGGCAAACATTTGGATTTCCCTACTTTCTCCTCTAATTTTTATGAAAGATCCTGTTGTGAAGAGTTCTGGAGATTTTGAAAGTTCGTACACTTCTGTGAAATGTTAGTTATTGTTAACAGAAGTTATGCCTATGAACTTTGGCTATATATTTTAGGACATCGATTGCAATTCCCTTCTTTCTGGAAAAAGGCATATAGAATTTAAGCATTTGCTGATTGAACTATTGCCCAAAAGAGCCTGACTTTCATTTACCATGAAATGGACATCGGCTTGCCTAACAAATCCATTTTCATCCTTAAGTTTCCCTTTTTTAGCCTGGTAGGAATTCAGTAGTGAAGTGTGTCCTTCTTTGGCCCTAGCCATTGACAAATATGTCTATGGCTACTTTATGGTGAGCTGCTGGTGGATGTATCTACCATTTCTATCCCTGCCTCTCATGACATCAGTACCTGCTTGACTTACAGCCCTTCCATATTTAGGTAGGGAGTAAGTTGCTTCTCATCTTAGCACTTTCTCTGCTTCTCCGTCACCTTTTCACCCTAAAAATGGCATGGGATAAGTAAGCGTCCAGCAGCAAAATACAATAGATTTGCTGGAATAGTTTTGTCCCATAACCTTTTtgctagaaaaaaaaaaccccctataTGAGAAGTGGCTGTTTGTTATGTAGTGGA encodes:
- the PLEKHB2 gene encoding pleckstrin homology domain-containing family B member 2 isoform X2 → MALVKSGWLLRQSTILRRWKKNWFDLWSHGHLLFYDDQNRHDLEDRIHMKVDCINVRVGDECRGLQPPEGKPHDCLLQIICRDGKVLSLCAESADDCLAWKFALQDARTNEAYIGSEVMYEDNSISSAPPPYTAYATPSPEIYGYPPYNGAYPPPGPQIIYTSNGQTYAIPYQYPNHGPYGHPPANHVIIRERYRDNDGDLALGMLAGAATGMALGSLFWVF
- the PLEKHB2 gene encoding pleckstrin homology domain-containing family B member 2 isoform X1, which encodes MALVKSGWLLRQSTILRRWKKNWFDLWSHGHLLFYDDQNRHDLEDRIHMKVDCINVRVGDECRAGGPPLCSALLEGPKIEGLQPPEGKPHDCLLQIICRDGKVLSLCAESADDCLAWKFALQDARTNEAYIGSEVMYEDNSISSAPPPYTAYATPSPEIYGYPPYNGAYPPPGPQIIYTSNGQTYAIPYQYPNHGPYGHPPANHVIIRERYRDNDGDLALGMLAGAATGMALGSLFWVF